In Elephas maximus indicus isolate mEleMax1 chromosome 7, mEleMax1 primary haplotype, whole genome shotgun sequence, the following proteins share a genomic window:
- the LOC126080324 gene encoding olfactory receptor 8K3-like — LLYTVIMSQRVCQVPVTITYLYSTFVSLLVIVKIFNLSFCGYNVIRHFYCDSVPLLSLLCSNTHEIKLIILILAAFDLISSLLIVLVSYILIIAAILKMNSANSKHKAFCTCGSHLTVVVVFYGTLIFMYVQPKSSDSFDTDKIASIFYTLVIPMWNPLVYSLRNKERE; from the exons ctgctctacacagtcatcatgtcacaaagGGTGTGTCAGGTGCCGGTGACGATCACCTATCTCTACAgcacatttgtttctcttctggtcattgtaaagatttttaatttatccttctgtggctacAATGTCATCAGGCATTTTTACTGTGACAGTGTTCCCCTgttatctttgctctgctcaaacaCACATGAAATCAAATTGATCATTCTCATCTTAGCAGcttttgatttgatttcctccctcctaatagttcttgtttcttacatactcatcattgcagccattcTCAAGATGAACTCTGCTAACAGCAAGCACAAGGCCTTCTgcacctgtggatcccacctgacaGTGGTGGTAGTGTTTtatgggactttaatctttatgtatgTGCAGCCCAAGTCCAGTGACTCCTTTGACACTGACAAAATagcttccatattttacaccctggttATCCCCATGTGGAATCCCTTGGTCTATAGTTTGAGGAATAAAGAG AGGGAATAG